ATTGTAACATGGATTATAATTGTGCTTGTAACCATTGCTTGCACaggtaaattatacatttctgataaaatattattcagattaaaattttcttaatatatcatgtcagactgattatatatttcagtgaacaatatttatagcaataatatattttaaaaaaatacatcaatagataaaatatatgctttttatacaacttattatttgtatttatgttGCATATAGTCATAcacaaatgcaaattttaacatttttatggaaatcatcatatatgataaataaaaatgattacaaattagtattgtatcaaaatttaatattgataacagACTGGTTCCATAACAGAGAAATTTCTAACATTATATTACAGGTGGCACAATTCTTTTATGGATGACATATGTTGATATAAAGAAAACTTTGGACAAAACTGACTCAAATGAACTTCTTGAAGAATCCATTCAAAATGAAAGGGCGTTTCTCGCATTTTCCATTATTGCTACTATTATCACTGTaagtaaaactttataataaaatttataaagatataaattaacatgtttatataaattatataaaattacttataataaaatcttttttttattttatatagattatattattatttctttcattcatACTACGCAAACGCATCAGCTTTATGGCGGCACTATTCAAAGAGAGCGCGAAATGCTTGAAAGAAATACCTGGCTTATTTTTCGTACcagttttaacatttataagtTTAATCATGTTTTTTGCCTTTTGggtatttataattctttgtcTTGCAACGGCCagtaagtattttataatatttaatcagaacacacagaagagaaagaaagaaatatttcatgattagaaaaaatgtatttttatactttattacagATTACCCTAAGACAAAACCAGTACAAATgtacgaaaataatatatttgatcttTTGAAGTTAAGTTCAGTTAATGAAAATGCTTCACTAATCgaggagaaaaagatagatttttCTCTGGAAACTTTCAAAagtaatattgtaatacatatcagtccatttatataattgattgtcTTAATCAGtaaagaaaatcaaataatgagttattaaatattatagcatTTACTCTTGTGGAATATGTTGACGCAACTTGGGTAAAATACATGTGGTGGGTGTATCTTATTGGGTTGATATGGACATCGGAATTTATTGTTGCATGTCAAGCTATGATTATATCAGGTTCTGTCGCCCATTGGTATTTtaggtaatattttatattatatatatatatatatatatatatatatatatatatatatatattgatttagaatattttatggtagatattatttataataatgattgattTTTGTGTTAGAAGTAAAAATGCCAGAAAATCTCCAGTGTGTTTATCCATAGGACATTTGATCTGCTATCATTTAGGCTCTGTAGCATGTGGGTCATTTTTGATaaccatttttaaattacccagattaattttgacatatctACATACCaagtaagtttttttaataaaaaaaaattaattattgtatatttttaatttccttcaAATATCATTTGAATTGTATGTTGAACATATTGTTGTACgatctctctttatattattccatAGATTTGAAAAGACTAAGGAAACATCTCCATGCTCTCAATGTGGTTTGAAATGTTGCATTTGCTGTTTCTActgtttagaaaaatttattcaatatatgaaTCATAATGCGTACACTGTAGTTGCTATAGAGGGTACCCACTTTTGTGATGCAGCCAAAACAGTATGTTTTAATGtatcaaagaatttatatcaaaaaaaaattgagagaaattagagaaatattatagatgtttttaatgtttaattttgaaatttcgccagtagataaattaatagacgagtgtttatacgaccaaactggcaatttattgtttgattgttctatcacaacgtttcgaccatatgatttggtccttatcaagtgaactgcgttatagttaaaaagttgagagagaaaaatcgaaatgtcaaactgacattgtgtcaatcACTATGTTTGGGATACTGAGAACGACAGAATACTGAGAACAGTCGTTCTCAGTATCCCAAatatagtggttgacacaatgtcagtttgacatttcgatttttctctctcaactttttaactataacgcagttcacttgataaggaccaaatcatatggtcgaaacgttgtgatagaacaatcaaacaataaattgctagtttggtcgtataaacattCGTCTATTATTATAGATGCAATGtgataatagagaaaaaaggagagaaaagaaaaatatgagaaatatatgtatattatagtacatgtatattatgtatattatgtatatatgtcaaCTATGTAATAAGagatttataaactttatctattttaaggCCTTTACAACACTTGTCAGTAATGCTCTGCAAATAGCAGTGATCAATGGATTTGGCgattttatattgttcttGGGAAAGTGTTTCGTTACGGCCGCAACCGGGAGCATCGCATTGCTCTTGATGAGACAAGATCCCAAGCTACATTTTTATGCTATTCCAATCCTTATTGTTTGTGTTTTTTCATTCTTCATCGCTCattgtataatttctctttatgaggtaaatcatatatatttttttgttcatacTTGCAACATTTTGTTAACGTTTTACAAGCACGCAATTGattgaaaatcttttattaataaaatcatttctatCATTTTAGACTGTCATTGACACGCTATTCTTATGTGTATGCGAGGATAAAAACTTGAATGGTGAGAATGGAAAATGGCGCCAATCCGCATTAGCACAAATCGGAGCCTCTAGCAGTAACGCAAATTGCCAACAACCCCAAGAAATGACACCGATAAACGAATAAGtatttgataatttgtatgc
The genomic region above belongs to Cataglyphis hispanica isolate Lineage 1 chromosome 7, ULB_Chis1_1.0, whole genome shotgun sequence and contains:
- the LOC126851127 gene encoding choline transporter-like 1 — protein: MSCCTGGKNEERAEPMRVRGCTDVFWLCLYIAFWFLMILIAAFAIVYGNPLQLINGYDSFGNTCGMKNNPKFGSMELSGQDTSDKPYLFFLNIRNFTQLLKICVKQCPDRILWDMNDICTFYKETGSQLCHDRPGGDFSACNGESSRFKNGSCPKPPIYPSTPVLNRCIPKAVQNVSETIISNLYGLINSWDVIKQVLGDLYKTWKQILALSFLACVLSLLTISIFHLLASIVTWIIIVLVTIACTGGTILLWMTYVDIKKTLDKTDSNELLEESIQNERAFLAFSIIATIITIILLFLSFILRKRISFMAALFKESAKCLKEIPGLFFVPVLTFISLIMFFAFWVFIILCLATANYPKTKPVQMYENNIFDLLKLSSVNENASLIEEKKIDFSLETFKTFTLVEYVDATWVKYMWWVYLIGLIWTSEFIVACQAMIISGSVAHWYFRSKNARKSPVCLSIGHLICYHLGSVACGSFLITIFKLPRLILTYLHTKFEKTKETSPCSQCGLKCCICCFYCLEKFIQYMNHNAYTVVAIEGTHFCDAAKTAFTTLVSNALQIAVINGFGDFILFLGKCFVTAATGSIALLLMRQDPKLHFYAIPILIVCVFSFFIAHCIISLYETVIDTLFLCVCEDKNLNGENGKWRQSALAQIGASSSNANCQQPQEMTPINE